A genomic segment from Dietzia psychralcaliphila encodes:
- the mgtE gene encoding magnesium transporter, whose translation MSEPRETREDHDGPPTDDTGFALIDDPADESGTYGELSLDEATRRLARLRSRGDLRAASRLMASLPDQVVVDMFERTADRDRAVAFRLLPKGRALVLFEALDAPVQSELLRGLREEQVAHLFEELDPDDRVALIDELPAFVATRLLRGLPPEERALTNEILGYPAGSIGRRMTPEFVSARPEMTAEQALERVRARLVDVETIYTIPVVDQGRRLVGVVGLRSLMGADPDTLVGDLMNDAISIHARATEEEAARLSAEERVIVLPITDKEDRLVGILTVDDALRILEDAESEDAARQGGAEPLRRPYLSTPVRSIVRSRVVWLLVLGLGAALTVQVLAVFEATLEQVVALSLFVPLIIGTGGNTGNQAATTVTRALALGDVRPRDAHRVLVQEVRTGFILGLALGGAGYIAAGLIFGFDFGLVIGLTLLALCTIAATVGGLMPLLAQAVRADPAVFSNPFITTFVDAIGLIVYFLIARWVLGL comes from the coding sequence ATGAGTGAGCCGCGGGAGACCCGGGAGGACCATGACGGACCCCCGACCGACGACACGGGTTTCGCCCTGATCGACGACCCTGCCGACGAGTCCGGGACCTACGGCGAACTGAGCCTCGACGAGGCGACCCGACGGTTGGCGAGACTCCGCTCCCGCGGCGACCTCCGGGCCGCCTCGCGCCTCATGGCCTCACTGCCCGACCAGGTCGTGGTGGACATGTTCGAGCGCACCGCCGACAGGGACCGGGCCGTCGCGTTCCGGCTACTGCCCAAGGGGCGCGCGCTCGTGCTGTTCGAGGCCCTCGATGCGCCGGTGCAGTCCGAGCTGCTCAGGGGTCTGCGTGAGGAGCAGGTAGCCCACCTCTTCGAGGAACTCGACCCCGACGACCGCGTCGCGCTCATCGACGAGCTCCCGGCCTTCGTCGCCACGCGTCTCTTGCGAGGACTACCGCCGGAGGAGCGCGCCCTCACCAACGAGATCCTCGGCTATCCGGCCGGGTCCATCGGCCGCAGGATGACGCCGGAGTTCGTCTCCGCCCGCCCGGAGATGACGGCGGAGCAGGCTCTCGAGAGGGTCCGCGCCCGGCTCGTCGACGTCGAGACCATCTACACCATCCCCGTCGTGGACCAGGGGCGCAGACTCGTCGGGGTCGTCGGTCTCCGGTCGCTGATGGGGGCGGATCCCGACACCCTCGTCGGGGACCTGATGAACGACGCGATCTCGATCCACGCCCGCGCCACCGAGGAGGAGGCCGCCCGCCTCAGCGCGGAGGAGCGCGTGATCGTCCTGCCGATCACGGACAAGGAGGACCGCCTCGTGGGCATCCTCACCGTCGACGACGCGCTGCGGATCCTCGAGGACGCCGAGTCCGAGGACGCGGCCCGCCAGGGTGGTGCCGAGCCGCTGCGCCGGCCGTACCTGTCCACGCCCGTCCGGTCGATCGTCCGCTCCCGCGTGGTGTGGCTGCTCGTGCTGGGACTGGGCGCCGCGCTCACCGTGCAGGTGTTGGCGGTGTTCGAGGCAACGCTCGAGCAGGTGGTGGCGCTCTCGCTGTTCGTCCCGCTCATCATCGGCACCGGCGGCAACACCGGTAACCAGGCCGCCACGACCGTCACCCGAGCCCTGGCGCTCGGCGACGTCCGCCCCCGCGACGCCCACCGGGTGCTGGTGCAGGAGGTGCGGACCGGGTTTATCCTCGGGTTGGCCCTCGGCGGGGCGGGGTACATCGCCGCGGGATTGATCTTCGGATTCGACTTCGGCCTGGTCATCGGTCTCACACTGTTGGCGCTGTGCACCATCGCCGCCACGGTGGGCGGGCTGATGCCGCTGCTCGCGCAGGCCGTCAGGGCGGACCCGGCGGTGTTCTCCAACCCGTTCATCACGACGTTCGTCGACGCGATCGGGCTGATCGTGTACTTCCTCATCGCACGCTGGGTGCTGGGGTTGTGA
- a CDS encoding cation:proton antiporter, protein MNWELIATVLGSISVLAGSVVFLGGAIGLLRFPDLYVRSSAIGAAAGLGLVFVIVGAFLLHPTWDAAPKVAVAAVLQFASSAIGAMSIARAGFLSGAAPTTATRYSQVEFIGDTPDGDSRLSDASPADARVADARGDARGADPDGTRDE, encoded by the coding sequence ATGAACTGGGAACTGATCGCGACAGTCCTGGGATCGATCTCCGTCCTCGCGGGTTCCGTGGTGTTCCTCGGAGGTGCGATCGGCCTCCTGCGTTTCCCGGACCTCTACGTACGGTCGTCGGCGATCGGCGCGGCCGCCGGCCTGGGACTGGTCTTCGTGATCGTCGGCGCCTTCCTCTTGCACCCCACGTGGGACGCGGCGCCGAAGGTGGCAGTGGCCGCGGTGCTGCAGTTCGCCTCCTCCGCCATCGGTGCGATGTCCATCGCGCGCGCGGGGTTCCTCTCGGGTGCCGCTCCCACCACCGCGACCCGGTACTCGCAGGTCGAGTTCATCGGCGACACCCCGGACGGGGACAGCCGGCTCTCCGATGCCTCGCCCGCCGACGCCCGGGTCGCAGACGCGCGGGGCGACGCCCGGGGCGCCGATCCGGACGGCACCCGCGATGAGTGA
- a CDS encoding monovalent cation/H+ antiporter complex subunit F, with protein sequence MIVVDIAIVLVAIAAVLSSYRMIRGPHAGDRAIAADLLFFAFIALLALVGVRVDSPFVYDLVLVATLVGLVSALSLARLMTGGRR encoded by the coding sequence GTGATCGTCGTCGACATCGCCATCGTCCTGGTCGCCATCGCGGCCGTCCTGTCCTCGTACCGCATGATCCGCGGACCCCACGCCGGGGACCGGGCGATCGCGGCGGACCTGCTCTTCTTCGCGTTCATCGCGCTCCTCGCCCTGGTCGGCGTCAGGGTGGACAGTCCCTTCGTCTACGACCTCGTGCTGGTCGCGACCCTGGTGGGACTGGTCTCCGCGCTCTCGCTGGCCCGGCTCATGACCGGAGGTCGGCGATGA
- a CDS encoding Na+/H+ antiporter subunit E yields the protein MTSTLTWPLRIVWFLLWFFWQQTTTSAKVVRDAFLPHASITPGFVRFPTRCRTELEVTVLSSLITLTPGTLTLGADHPGDGGEWEIVVHGMYFPDPDDLIASLHDMENHMLRAIRRKGLVR from the coding sequence ATGACCTCCACGTTGACCTGGCCGCTGCGGATCGTGTGGTTCCTGCTCTGGTTCTTCTGGCAGCAGACCACCACCAGCGCGAAGGTCGTCCGGGACGCGTTCCTCCCCCACGCCTCGATCACCCCGGGCTTCGTGCGGTTCCCCACGAGGTGCCGCACCGAACTCGAGGTGACGGTGCTGTCCTCACTCATCACCCTGACCCCGGGGACCCTGACCCTGGGGGCGGACCATCCCGGGGACGGTGGGGAGTGGGAGATCGTGGTCCACGGGATGTACTTCCCGGATCCCGACGACCTGATCGCCTCGCTACACGATATGGAGAACCACATGCTGCGGGCGATTCGGAGAAAGGGGCTGGTCCGGTGA
- a CDS encoding monovalent cation/H+ antiporter subunit D family protein: MLESALTLFVAVPLLTAGLLVAVASRTRLVLTVLFTVLVAQLAAAIATVPWVSDGSVVVHQVALWAPGVAIPFVLDMFSALMLTVTSLLTLTCAAFAVAAGEAFKRFYPALVLLVTAGVNGALLTGDLFNFFVFVEVMLLPSYGLMMITRSGRASAAGVAASRLYISVNLLASTILLIGVALIYGLTGTVNIAELHGAASEDTGVAVATALVLFALAIKAAVVPVHGWLARAYPKMSPAVTAMFSGLHTKIAIYAIYRVYAVIFDGDSRYLWVGVVVFSATMLIGVLGAVGEAAPRSILAFHMVSQIGYILLGVALFGPLGLTAGIFYLLHHMIVKAGLFLAIGAIEVRYGPRRLGQLSGLAKTEPLIAIAFFASAMSLAGIPPFSGFVAKLSLIIAALDAGQIAAAAVAVAVSILTLLSMLKIWTGIFLGEPTATDSRTLPAGMDPAYSDAPGIPDGRDRAGADGITTGADGIATGVSATGTAAGPATTGAGTTAFTATAGTATRAATTAEAGSPDPVMVPPGRRIGLGLAAPALALAVVTLALGLGGQMLLELSGTAAANLYDPTGYVQAVLG; encoded by the coding sequence ATGCTGGAGTCCGCCCTCACCCTGTTCGTCGCCGTGCCGTTGCTGACGGCGGGCCTGCTCGTCGCGGTCGCCTCGAGGACGCGGCTCGTCCTGACCGTCCTGTTCACCGTCCTCGTGGCACAGTTGGCCGCGGCGATCGCCACCGTGCCGTGGGTGTCGGACGGTTCGGTCGTGGTGCACCAGGTCGCGCTGTGGGCCCCCGGGGTGGCCATCCCGTTCGTGCTGGACATGTTCTCCGCGCTCATGCTCACCGTGACGAGTCTGTTGACGCTCACGTGCGCGGCCTTCGCCGTGGCGGCCGGGGAGGCGTTCAAGAGGTTCTACCCGGCGCTGGTGCTGCTCGTGACCGCCGGCGTCAACGGCGCCCTGCTCACGGGGGACCTGTTCAACTTCTTCGTCTTTGTCGAGGTCATGCTCCTGCCCTCCTACGGGCTCATGATGATCACCCGGTCCGGGCGGGCCAGTGCGGCCGGCGTCGCGGCCTCGCGCCTCTACATCTCGGTCAACCTGCTCGCCTCCACCATCCTGCTGATCGGCGTGGCCCTGATCTACGGGTTGACGGGGACCGTCAACATCGCCGAACTCCACGGGGCCGCCTCGGAGGACACCGGCGTGGCCGTGGCCACCGCACTGGTGCTGTTCGCGCTCGCGATCAAGGCCGCCGTGGTCCCCGTACACGGGTGGCTGGCGCGGGCGTACCCCAAGATGTCCCCCGCCGTGACCGCGATGTTCTCCGGCCTGCACACCAAGATCGCGATCTACGCGATCTACCGCGTCTACGCGGTGATCTTCGACGGCGACTCGCGCTACCTCTGGGTGGGCGTGGTCGTGTTCTCGGCCACCATGCTGATCGGCGTACTGGGCGCGGTGGGCGAGGCCGCCCCGCGCTCAATCCTCGCGTTCCACATGGTCAGCCAGATCGGGTACATCCTGCTCGGGGTGGCCCTGTTCGGGCCCCTCGGTCTGACCGCCGGCATCTTCTATCTGCTGCACCACATGATCGTCAAGGCCGGGCTGTTCCTGGCGATCGGCGCGATCGAGGTGCGCTACGGTCCCAGGCGACTCGGGCAGCTCTCGGGACTGGCCAAGACCGAACCCCTCATCGCGATCGCCTTCTTCGCCTCCGCCATGTCGCTGGCAGGGATCCCGCCCTTCTCCGGGTTCGTGGCCAAGCTCAGCCTGATCATCGCCGCCCTCGACGCCGGCCAGATCGCCGCCGCGGCCGTCGCCGTGGCGGTCAGCATCCTCACCCTGCTGTCGATGCTCAAGATCTGGACGGGGATCTTCCTCGGCGAACCCACCGCCACCGACTCCCGCACGCTGCCCGCGGGGATGGATCCGGCCTACTCCGACGCCCCGGGGATCCCCGACGGGCGGGATCGGGCCGGAGCCGACGGGATCACGACCGGAGCCGACGGGATCGCGACCGGCGTCTCCGCCACGGGTACCGCCGCAGGTCCCGCCACGACCGGCGCTGGCACCACAGCTTTCACCGCCACGGCCGGCACCGCCACCAGGGCCGCCACCACCGCGGAGGCCGGGTCCCCCGACCCCGTCATGGTGCCCCCGGGTCGCCGGATCGGCCTGGGACTCGCTGCGCCCGCACTGGCGCTGGCCGTGGTGACGTTGGCACTGGGGCTGGGTGGTCAGATGCTCCTGGAGCTGTCCGGGACCGCGGCCGCCAACCTGTACGACCCGACCGGATACGTCCAGGCGGTGCTCGGATGA
- a CDS encoding sodium:proton antiporter, whose amino-acid sequence MTLAISVGVLMAGFVFLVLQRGMVRVILGFILLSHAAHLTIMAAGGASRREEPLVADPDPALTADGLPQAFVLTAIVIAFAITIYLLVLAVIGGDDDDTDVGDLDHLDLLPEIPGGAHPEDPEPDEPTNHDAEGVHR is encoded by the coding sequence ATGACCCTCGCGATCTCCGTCGGCGTCCTGATGGCCGGCTTCGTCTTCCTCGTCCTGCAACGCGGGATGGTCCGGGTGATCCTGGGGTTCATCCTGCTCAGTCACGCCGCGCACCTGACGATCATGGCCGCCGGCGGGGCCTCACGACGCGAGGAACCGCTGGTGGCCGACCCCGACCCGGCACTGACAGCCGACGGTCTGCCGCAGGCGTTCGTGCTCACCGCCATCGTCATCGCCTTCGCCATCACCATCTACCTGCTCGTGCTGGCGGTGATCGGCGGGGACGACGACGACACCGACGTGGGCGACCTCGACCACCTGGACCTCCTCCCGGAGATCCCGGGCGGGGCGCACCCGGAGGACCCGGAGCCCGACGAGCCGACGAACCACGACGCGGAAGGGGTCCACCGGTGA
- a CDS encoding DUF4040 family protein encodes MTLTLALVVAFGIAAISPLLARVMGRDAGWPLAAMLGGLALYIWFAVPVDTVSTTPWMPALGVELRLSLDPLARVFTMIVLGIGAIVMAYSSRYLGRGGGHGGYYGLMTLFAASMLGLVLADDVVLLFVAWEFTTLCSFFLITLAGPKGTQPAVRTLLVTVAGGLCLLTAAALMVVRTGTTVLSDILTDPVWSADPGFAAVIAVLIAMAAFTKSAQFPFQAWLPDAMVAATPVSAYLHAAAMVKAGIYLLLRFSEALHDVPVWNLLLITCGMTTAVLGAVFAMQRDDLKELLAYSTISQLGFLVATIGVGTPAAMVAAIVHTIAHALFKSSLFMFVGVVDQQTGTRAMSGLPRLYRIMPGTAIGVGLAAASMAGLPPLLGFVSKEWMFKSMLDAPGAAWTGPALGALAVFAATFTFAYSARFLLGGFVTHGPPARPGPEPVHSTPETIEAPHASFFLPAALPAVLGLVLGLTGFLLEPAVAAAARASIGEGYETDLGLWHGFAPELFMSMVVITFGIVLVLVRHPVDRFLDRELAPITGVATVDALRRWVIAGGARVGDVTRTDRISRHVWAVLLVLVALAAVGVATVRPDPEVGSPVRVEDWIVVVLLVVGTAAMVVSRSRLGAVANVGIVGFAMALWFFTLGAVDVALTQLLVEVLTVVVIVLVLQRLPRAFHTVSRSRTLLSAAIAIVVGLASGAAVWAMTGRRELSDVGRYFLDNAEEDTGGINVVNTVLVDYRALDTLGELTVLGVAGLAVILALHARRALPRREVPLAVPADSPLLSAGDNGVFLRTFARILGPLIVLLSLYFLVRGHNAPGGGFNSALIGGAGIAIYYLRAPSDEAARIRVPYVAVIAAGVIIGVVTGLAGFVDGSFLLPLHAYLGDVHLTTALVFDVGVYLAVLGVIMAAIDKLGGDDRSDETTGDSEPTGDDQPTVDTADNREVQA; translated from the coding sequence GTGACCTTGACCCTCGCCCTCGTAGTGGCCTTCGGCATCGCGGCTATCTCACCGTTGCTGGCCCGCGTCATGGGGCGGGACGCCGGTTGGCCGCTCGCGGCGATGCTCGGGGGCCTCGCCCTGTACATCTGGTTCGCCGTCCCGGTCGACACCGTGTCCACGACCCCGTGGATGCCCGCGCTGGGCGTCGAGCTCCGACTGTCGCTCGACCCGCTGGCCCGCGTGTTCACCATGATCGTCCTCGGGATCGGTGCCATCGTGATGGCCTACTCGTCCCGGTACCTCGGCCGCGGCGGCGGCCACGGTGGCTACTACGGCCTGATGACCCTGTTCGCGGCGTCCATGCTCGGGCTCGTCCTGGCGGACGACGTGGTCCTGCTGTTCGTCGCCTGGGAATTCACGACCCTCTGCTCGTTCTTCCTCATCACCCTCGCGGGACCCAAGGGGACGCAGCCCGCGGTACGGACTCTGCTCGTCACCGTCGCGGGCGGTCTCTGCCTGCTCACCGCCGCCGCGCTCATGGTCGTCCGCACCGGCACCACCGTCCTGTCGGACATCCTGACCGATCCGGTGTGGTCGGCCGACCCCGGTTTCGCGGCCGTGATCGCCGTGCTGATCGCCATGGCCGCCTTCACCAAGTCCGCGCAGTTCCCGTTCCAGGCGTGGTTGCCGGACGCGATGGTCGCGGCGACCCCGGTCAGTGCGTACCTGCACGCCGCGGCCATGGTCAAGGCCGGCATCTACCTGCTGCTGCGGTTCTCCGAGGCGCTGCACGACGTTCCGGTGTGGAACCTGCTGCTCATCACCTGTGGCATGACCACCGCGGTGCTCGGCGCCGTGTTCGCGATGCAGCGGGACGACCTCAAGGAGCTGCTGGCCTACTCGACGATCAGCCAGCTGGGATTCCTGGTGGCGACGATCGGTGTGGGCACCCCGGCCGCGATGGTCGCCGCGATCGTGCACACCATCGCCCACGCGCTGTTCAAGTCCTCGCTGTTCATGTTCGTGGGCGTCGTCGACCAACAGACCGGCACCCGCGCCATGAGCGGTCTCCCGCGGCTCTACCGCATCATGCCCGGCACGGCGATCGGCGTGGGCCTGGCCGCGGCGTCGATGGCCGGACTGCCCCCACTACTGGGCTTCGTGTCCAAGGAGTGGATGTTCAAGAGCATGCTCGACGCGCCGGGAGCCGCGTGGACCGGACCCGCGCTCGGCGCCCTGGCCGTGTTCGCGGCCACCTTCACGTTCGCCTACTCCGCGCGCTTCCTGCTCGGTGGGTTCGTCACCCACGGTCCGCCGGCCAGGCCGGGGCCCGAGCCGGTGCACAGCACCCCGGAGACCATCGAGGCGCCCCACGCGTCGTTCTTCCTCCCCGCCGCGCTGCCCGCGGTGCTGGGGTTGGTGCTCGGTCTCACCGGTTTCCTCCTCGAGCCCGCGGTCGCGGCCGCCGCTCGCGCATCCATCGGCGAGGGCTACGAGACGGACCTCGGGCTCTGGCACGGCTTCGCGCCGGAACTGTTCATGTCGATGGTCGTGATCACGTTCGGGATCGTGCTGGTCCTGGTGCGCCATCCGGTGGACCGCTTCCTCGACCGTGAGCTCGCGCCCATCACCGGCGTGGCCACGGTCGACGCGCTGCGCCGCTGGGTCATCGCGGGCGGGGCGCGCGTGGGTGACGTGACCCGGACGGACCGGATCTCCCGGCACGTCTGGGCCGTCCTGCTGGTGCTGGTCGCCCTGGCTGCCGTGGGTGTCGCGACCGTCCGGCCCGACCCCGAGGTGGGGTCGCCCGTCCGGGTGGAGGACTGGATCGTGGTGGTACTCCTCGTGGTGGGGACCGCGGCCATGGTCGTCTCCCGCTCCCGTCTCGGTGCCGTCGCGAACGTCGGGATCGTCGGGTTCGCCATGGCGCTGTGGTTCTTCACGCTCGGCGCGGTCGACGTGGCGTTGACGCAGTTGCTCGTCGAGGTCCTCACCGTCGTCGTCATCGTCCTGGTCCTCCAACGTCTCCCCCGTGCCTTCCACACGGTCTCCCGCTCGCGCACGCTCCTCAGCGCCGCCATCGCGATCGTGGTCGGCCTGGCCTCGGGCGCGGCGGTGTGGGCCATGACGGGTCGCCGCGAACTCTCCGACGTCGGGCGGTACTTCCTCGACAACGCGGAGGAGGACACCGGCGGCATCAACGTGGTCAACACCGTCCTGGTGGACTACCGGGCGCTGGACACCCTCGGCGAGCTCACCGTGCTCGGGGTGGCCGGACTCGCGGTGATCCTGGCACTGCACGCCAGGCGCGCCCTACCCCGACGCGAGGTTCCGCTCGCCGTCCCCGCGGACTCCCCGCTCCTGTCCGCCGGGGACAACGGGGTCTTCCTGCGCACGTTCGCCCGGATCCTCGGCCCCCTGATCGTGCTGCTCTCGCTCTACTTCCTCGTCCGCGGCCACAATGCCCCCGGCGGAGGCTTCAACTCCGCGCTCATCGGCGGGGCCGGGATCGCGATCTACTACCTGCGCGCACCGAGCGACGAGGCGGCGCGGATCCGGGTGCCGTACGTCGCGGTCATCGCGGCGGGTGTGATCATCGGCGTGGTCACGGGCCTGGCGGGCTTCGTGGACGGCTCGTTCCTGCTGCCGCTGCACGCCTACCTCGGCGACGTGCACCTCACCACCGCGCTCGTCTTCGACGTGGGCGTCTACCTGGCCGTCCTCGGTGTGATCATGGCGGCGATCGACAAGCTCGGCGGAGATGACCGGAGCGACGAGACCACCGGGGATTCGGAACCGACCGGGGACGACCAGCCGACCGTGGACACCGCCGACAACAGGGAGGTACAGGCATGA
- a CDS encoding acyl-CoA dehydrogenase: MTSQTDVQNAAAPGAAAPQTTSAGHPHYGRITTTGQGDPALAAGLQKVLDGRWADARRMTREAMTPDMLNPIGVSMEEHRSHVLDQMRRLADSGMPGLGFRTEDGGTGDTGGALTSFEMLGHLDLSLMVKAGVQWGLFGGAIANLGDDETRKKYLPGVMSLDLMGCFAMTELGGGSDVQNLETTATFDTETGEFVVHSPTPSSEKWYIGNAARDGSMAAVFAQLITHAENGEELRHGVHCLLVPIRDEDGNDLPGVTTTDHGHKGGLLGVDNGKIMFDHVRVPREALLDRFGAVDASGEYSSPIDSVGGRFFTMLGTLIRGRVSVGAAAGAAARTSLALAVRYSLVRRQFDHPETGKGIPLLEYREHQRRLMPRVARAYAYACAQNAIVAELHEFEKNPDAFDAERRREMESHAAGIKATVTGFANDTIIEARLACGGAGYMSENLLTEMRKDCDVFSTFEGDNVVLTQLVAKELLGAYAAEFGDMDQRETVAFALTTAVDVVQEKARASTLWQKLIDTVTDREHTDLLDRGNQLELLVDREEHLLETVARRLRKAQGEDGSAAFKVFNSAQDHMLQAGRAHMDSWVFARFAEAVDACEDPEAKKVLGTLCDLYVLDIVDRDKGWFLEHNRLTTERTKAATAAHNRLCTKLAGKARTLVDAFAIPEFVFDVPMLTDGGVDAPLETTSAAGERG, translated from the coding sequence ATGACCTCCCAGACCGACGTCCAGAACGCCGCCGCGCCCGGTGCGGCGGCCCCCCAGACGACTTCCGCTGGCCATCCCCACTACGGCCGGATCACCACCACCGGCCAGGGGGACCCCGCCCTCGCCGCCGGGCTCCAGAAGGTCCTCGACGGCCGCTGGGCGGACGCGCGCCGGATGACGCGGGAGGCGATGACCCCGGACATGCTCAACCCGATCGGGGTGAGCATGGAGGAGCACCGCAGTCATGTGCTCGACCAGATGAGGCGCCTGGCCGACTCGGGTATGCCCGGACTGGGGTTCCGCACCGAGGACGGCGGCACCGGGGACACCGGTGGGGCGCTGACCTCCTTCGAGATGCTCGGCCACCTGGATCTGTCACTGATGGTCAAGGCCGGTGTCCAGTGGGGTCTGTTCGGCGGGGCGATCGCCAATCTCGGTGATGACGAGACGCGTAAGAAGTACCTGCCGGGCGTCATGTCCCTCGACCTCATGGGCTGCTTCGCCATGACCGAACTCGGCGGGGGTTCGGACGTGCAGAACCTCGAGACCACCGCGACCTTCGACACGGAGACCGGCGAGTTCGTCGTCCACTCCCCCACTCCGAGTTCCGAGAAGTGGTACATCGGCAACGCGGCCCGCGACGGCTCCATGGCCGCGGTGTTCGCGCAGCTCATCACCCACGCCGAGAACGGTGAGGAGCTCCGCCACGGCGTCCACTGCCTGTTGGTGCCGATCCGGGACGAGGACGGGAACGACCTGCCGGGTGTCACGACGACCGACCACGGACACAAGGGCGGGCTGCTCGGCGTGGACAACGGCAAGATCATGTTCGACCACGTCCGTGTGCCCCGGGAGGCGCTGCTCGACCGGTTCGGTGCCGTCGACGCCAGCGGCGAGTACTCGTCGCCCATCGACTCGGTCGGTGGCCGCTTCTTCACCATGCTCGGCACCTTGATCCGCGGTCGGGTGTCGGTGGGTGCGGCCGCGGGAGCCGCGGCCCGGACCTCGCTGGCACTGGCGGTGCGGTACTCGCTGGTCCGCCGCCAGTTCGACCACCCGGAGACCGGCAAGGGCATCCCGCTGCTGGAGTACCGCGAGCACCAGCGTCGGCTCATGCCGCGGGTGGCCCGCGCCTACGCCTACGCGTGCGCCCAGAACGCGATCGTCGCCGAGCTCCACGAGTTCGAGAAGAACCCGGACGCCTTCGACGCCGAGCGGCGGCGGGAGATGGAATCCCACGCCGCGGGCATCAAGGCCACCGTGACGGGGTTCGCCAACGACACCATCATCGAGGCCCGCCTGGCCTGTGGCGGCGCCGGGTACATGTCCGAGAACCTGCTCACCGAGATGCGGAAGGACTGCGACGTCTTCTCGACGTTCGAGGGCGACAACGTGGTGCTCACGCAGCTGGTGGCCAAGGAGCTGCTCGGCGCCTACGCCGCGGAGTTCGGCGATATGGACCAGCGCGAGACCGTGGCGTTCGCCCTCACCACCGCGGTCGACGTGGTGCAGGAGAAGGCCCGCGCGTCCACGCTGTGGCAGAAGCTCATCGACACGGTGACCGACCGCGAGCACACCGACCTGCTCGACCGCGGCAACCAGCTCGAGCTGCTGGTCGACCGCGAGGAGCACCTGCTGGAGACGGTCGCGCGGCGTCTGCGCAAGGCGCAGGGCGAGGACGGTTCGGCGGCGTTCAAGGTGTTCAACTCGGCCCAGGACCACATGCTGCAGGCCGGGCGCGCGCACATGGACAGCTGGGTGTTCGCCCGCTTCGCCGAGGCGGTGGACGCGTGCGAGGACCCGGAGGCCAAGAAGGTCCTGGGGACGCTGTGCGACCTCTACGTCCTGGACATCGTGGACCGCGACAAGGGGTGGTTCCTCGAGCACAACCGTCTGACGACCGAGCGCACCAAGGCCGCGACCGCCGCCCACAACCGCCTGTGCACCAAGCTCGCCGGCAAGGCGCGCACGCTGGTGGACGCCTTCGCGATCCCCGAGTTCGTCTTTGACGTCCCGATGCTCACCGACGGCGGCGTGGACGCCCCTCTCGAGACCACGTCGGCAGCCGGCGAGCGCGGCTGA
- a CDS encoding metallophosphoesterase codes for MQRPSRRPQSTPSTPSARAAAVLAGAVVAGTVYASGWERNAFTVRRHSLPLLAPGSSPLKILHISDLHMMPGQKRKQEFLSALAQLQPDLVLNTGDNLSDDRAVPSVVQALGPLLGLPGAFVFGSNDYYAPMPKNPLSYLGIGRKKHSSVPLPWRDLKAAFSERGWVDATHRRAEIVVDGRRVLVAGVDDPHIGRDRYSEIEGPAGPAFDLRIGLVHSPEPRVLDRFDADGYDLAVAGHTHGGQLCLPTGAIVTNCGIDRSRAQGLSAWGRNLVLHVSAGLGTSPYVPVRTFCRPEATLLELVAGPGGGGDDAPVPVTPLRERVPLPA; via the coding sequence ATGCAGCGCCCCTCTCGCCGGCCCCAGAGCACCCCGTCGACCCCCTCCGCCCGCGCGGCGGCCGTCCTCGCGGGGGCGGTCGTGGCCGGGACCGTCTACGCATCGGGGTGGGAGCGCAACGCGTTCACCGTGCGTCGCCACTCCCTCCCGCTGCTCGCGCCGGGGTCGTCGCCCCTCAAGATCCTGCACATCTCCGATCTGCACATGATGCCCGGCCAGAAACGCAAGCAGGAATTCCTCTCGGCCCTGGCGCAGCTGCAGCCGGATCTGGTGCTCAACACCGGCGACAACCTCTCCGACGACCGCGCGGTGCCGTCCGTCGTGCAGGCCCTCGGCCCGCTGCTCGGCCTGCCCGGGGCGTTCGTGTTCGGTTCCAACGACTACTACGCGCCGATGCCCAAGAACCCCCTGTCCTACCTCGGGATCGGCCGGAAGAAGCACTCGTCCGTCCCGCTGCCGTGGCGCGACCTCAAGGCGGCGTTCTCCGAGCGCGGCTGGGTGGATGCCACCCACCGTCGCGCGGAGATCGTCGTGGACGGCCGTCGGGTCCTGGTGGCGGGCGTCGACGACCCGCACATCGGTCGCGACCGCTACAGCGAGATCGAGGGTCCCGCCGGGCCGGCGTTCGACCTGCGGATCGGTCTGGTCCACTCGCCGGAGCCCCGGGTGCTGGACCGTTTCGACGCCGACGGGTACGACCTCGCGGTGGCGGGCCACACCCACGGTGGGCAGCTCTGTCTGCCCACGGGGGCGATCGTCACCAACTGCGGGATCGACCGCTCGCGGGCGCAGGGGCTCTCCGCATGGGGTCGCAACCTGGTCCTGCACGTGTCCGCGGGGCTCGGCACCTCGCCGTACGTGCCGGTCCGGACGTTCTGCAGGCCCGAGGCAACGCTGCTCGAACTGGTCGCCGGACCCGGGGGCGGCGGAGACGACGCGCCGGTCCCGGTGACACCGTTGCGCGAGCGGGTGCCGCTGCCGGCCTGA